Proteins encoded in a region of the Chryseobacterium piperi genome:
- a CDS encoding lantibiotic dehydratase, with the protein MLLKSTDFFLLRMPSFSVNHLAELNSYIQQRDLLSVKKMFKDELFLKAVYLSSRYFYTVAVQWLQNENISFNTEEKVLLTLYKYYSRICSRATPYGLFAGFSSGNISSENTQIEFKENYLDPKIRIDLLALRKIKDSIIHHDDNAKKILYFPNNTIYNLNNIIRYIEWDKNYNYSISEIDTTALLEKILEVSKNGIGYTELTQIIHLEEKEASEEDIDAFISFLFQNKILVDRLPPYLTDINNPVIELEQQLKSYKIDYGKSEIIKDIEEISTGNTIDIERIDSIYEKNRDILNENLQLLQVDLKLNLQKNQINDKIINKITQATHELNGIAINRPVEDINTFRRKFYEKFEDEEVELSKALDPQLGVGYGLQISGNVEETPLLQDVSFSYKNNESYNISRILKTVLCKYVDYFSNNNGNPIRLTEDDINISSINQPINELHDTYYLFGNILVNNDEDINEHNFKFFNRASLPAPNFNTVLSRFSYHDEVLRSKIEKLQSDSDDMIYAEVVNSSSDRVGNVLLRPNFYPYEIPYISETKGDKPKINIDDIMVSIRNNEVILRSKSLNKRIKPVMSTAYNYHIDQLSIIRFLGDIQYYNVYRGFAWDWGALSDNNYLPRIEYKEIILSEARWKLRKKQYNNTTLRAYLQENRVPKYCNIKELDNVLLLDTENDISIQLLISKLSKKDITLYESFIESSIIRNDNKKYVGEFIIPLVNEEKRRDFQVAQPQIQQEERYFYPGGEWSYFKLYCSHKTGDRVITEVIKPLIKDLSSESALEKWFFIRYGDPDNHIRFRINKRLDKTLIQKMNEYTQAFIDEKLITKIQIDSYKREIERYASFGIDDAEKLFSYDSQAIADFLEIIEFDDNENIRWMTSAASIDLLLDDFNISIDERVNIFKNLYQEFLPEFVDTSNKIYSKDFKTSIDTQYRQYRSFFDEIIQNKNLSSIESYIQPFETRSLRIRKLLEEKRNISEESNIRFLRSCIHMSLNRFFYTKPRMYELLIYFFLFQSYKSKFLRNGPYKECAQ; encoded by the coding sequence ATGTTACTAAAATCAACCGATTTTTTTCTTTTGAGAATGCCCAGCTTTTCTGTTAATCATTTAGCCGAACTCAACAGCTATATACAACAGAGAGATCTTCTGTCAGTCAAAAAGATGTTTAAGGATGAGCTGTTCTTAAAAGCAGTGTATTTGTCTTCACGATATTTTTATACAGTAGCTGTTCAATGGTTGCAAAATGAAAATATATCTTTTAATACTGAAGAAAAAGTTCTACTTACACTTTATAAATATTATTCCAGAATATGTTCCAGAGCAACACCATATGGATTGTTCGCCGGATTTTCATCTGGAAATATTTCGAGTGAAAATACCCAAATAGAGTTTAAAGAAAACTATTTGGATCCTAAAATCAGAATAGATTTATTGGCACTGAGAAAAATAAAGGATTCTATTATTCATCATGATGATAATGCAAAAAAAATTCTTTACTTCCCCAATAATACAATATATAATCTCAACAATATTATTCGATATATTGAATGGGATAAAAACTATAATTATTCAATCTCGGAAATTGATACCACTGCTCTATTAGAGAAAATTTTAGAAGTCTCTAAAAATGGAATAGGATATACAGAATTAACACAAATAATTCATCTTGAGGAAAAAGAAGCTTCTGAAGAAGATATTGATGCTTTTATCAGTTTTCTTTTTCAAAATAAAATCCTTGTTGATAGATTACCACCATATTTAACAGATATTAATAATCCTGTTATCGAGCTTGAACAACAATTAAAATCATATAAAATAGATTATGGGAAATCAGAAATTATTAAAGATATAGAAGAAATCAGTACGGGAAATACGATTGATATAGAAAGAATTGATTCTATTTATGAGAAAAACCGAGATATTCTCAACGAAAACCTCCAACTTCTTCAGGTTGATCTTAAACTAAACCTCCAAAAGAATCAAATTAATGATAAAATCATTAATAAAATTACTCAGGCTACTCACGAACTAAATGGCATCGCCATTAATAGACCTGTTGAAGATATTAATACATTTCGTAGAAAATTTTATGAAAAATTTGAAGATGAAGAAGTTGAATTAAGCAAAGCTTTAGATCCCCAGTTAGGCGTTGGCTACGGTTTGCAAATCAGCGGAAATGTGGAAGAAACGCCATTACTTCAGGATGTTTCTTTTTCATATAAGAATAATGAGTCATATAATATTTCACGTATTTTAAAAACTGTTCTATGTAAATATGTTGACTATTTTTCTAATAATAATGGAAATCCAATAAGGTTAACAGAAGACGATATCAATATCTCTTCAATCAATCAGCCAATTAATGAATTGCATGATACTTATTATCTTTTCGGGAATATTCTGGTAAACAATGATGAAGATATTAATGAGCATAATTTTAAATTTTTTAATAGAGCTTCATTGCCGGCACCTAATTTCAATACTGTCTTGTCTAGGTTTTCTTATCATGATGAGGTTTTAAGATCTAAGATCGAGAAATTACAAAGTGACTCTGACGATATGATCTATGCTGAAGTTGTCAATTCTTCCAGTGACAGAGTAGGAAATGTTTTATTAAGACCTAATTTTTATCCATACGAAATACCTTATATCTCAGAAACCAAAGGGGATAAACCGAAAATCAATATCGACGATATCATGGTAAGCATTAGAAATAATGAGGTTATTTTAAGGTCGAAATCTTTAAATAAAAGAATAAAACCTGTAATGTCAACAGCTTATAACTATCATATAGATCAGCTTTCCATTATAAGATTTCTGGGAGATATACAATATTATAATGTTTACAGAGGGTTCGCGTGGGACTGGGGAGCATTATCAGACAATAATTATCTGCCAAGGATTGAATATAAAGAAATTATCCTTTCGGAAGCAAGATGGAAACTGAGAAAAAAACAATATAATAATACCACACTTAGAGCTTATTTACAAGAAAATAGAGTTCCTAAATATTGTAATATCAAAGAATTAGATAACGTTTTGCTTTTGGATACAGAAAATGACATATCTATTCAATTATTAATCTCAAAACTCAGCAAAAAGGACATTACCTTATATGAATCTTTTATTGAATCCTCTATTATCAGGAATGATAACAAAAAATATGTAGGAGAATTTATCATTCCATTAGTTAACGAAGAAAAAAGGCGTGATTTTCAAGTAGCTCAACCCCAAATTCAGCAAGAGGAAAGGTATTTTTACCCGGGAGGAGAGTGGAGTTATTTTAAATTGTATTGCAGTCACAAAACAGGAGACAGAGTAATTACAGAGGTTATAAAACCTTTAATCAAAGATCTATCTTCAGAAAGTGCTCTTGAAAAATGGTTTTTCATACGATACGGTGATCCGGATAATCACATCAGATTCAGAATTAATAAAAGACTGGATAAGACCTTGATTCAGAAAATGAATGAATATACACAAGCATTTATTGATGAAAAACTGATTACTAAAATTCAGATTGATTCCTATAAAAGAGAGATCGAAAGATATGCAAGTTTTGGAATTGATGACGCCGAAAAGCTGTTTTCTTATGATAGCCAGGCAATAGCTGACTTTTTGGAAATCATCGAATTTGATGATAATGAAAATATTCGGTGGATGACTTCCGCGGCTTCAATTGATCTGCTTTTGGATGATTTTAATATCTCGATAGATGAAAGAGTGAATATTTTTAAAAATCTTTATCAGGAATTCTTACCTGAATTCGTAGATACATCAAATAAAATATATTCTAAAGATTTTAAAACTTCAATTGACACTCAATACAGACAATATAGATCTTTTTTTGATGAGATTATTCAGAATAAAAATCTATCAAGCATTGAAAGCTATATACAACCATTTGAAACAAGAAGTCTCAGGATAAGAAAGTTGCTTGAAGAAAAACGAAATATATCAGAAGAATCCAATATCCGTTTTTTGAGAAGTTGTATCCATATGTCTTTAAACAGGTTTTTTTATACAAAACCCAGAATGTATGAACTTTTAATTTACTTTTTTTTATTTCAAAGTTATAAATCTAAATTTTTAAGAAATGGACCCTATAAAGAATGTGCTCAATAA
- a CDS encoding beta-ketoacyl synthase N-terminal-like domain-containing protein, with amino-acid sequence MSSVYINSASCISAQDTLNEEFFHHLKPENSAQIIKAIDPNYKEFIPPTMIRRMSKTVKMSTVAAQYALKEAGVEKPDSIIVGTGMGCSQDSEKFLKNVIENNEEFLTPTYFIQSTHNTVAGQIALGLQCHGYNFTYVNTSSALEFSLLDAKLQITDEEAEHVLVGSTDEQTERTMELYELHNIIKKPEDLPFDFLHSETGGVLWGEGASFFVLEKNPTKSSYALLKDIQIINQLDQHDVQHFINEFLTKNNLKAENIDTVILGFSGDAKSDMYYTHAMEVFTESTLLYYKHLSGEFNTASGFSTFMACHILKNQQIPEAMIINSVKREDIKYVLLYNHLLGCDHSLVLLEKV; translated from the coding sequence ATGAGTTCAGTTTACATCAACAGCGCTTCCTGTATTTCTGCTCAGGACACTTTAAACGAAGAATTTTTTCATCATCTGAAACCTGAAAACTCAGCTCAGATTATAAAAGCAATTGATCCCAATTACAAGGAATTCATTCCTCCTACAATGATCAGGAGAATGTCTAAAACTGTAAAAATGAGCACCGTTGCCGCTCAATATGCCTTAAAAGAAGCGGGCGTTGAAAAACCAGATTCTATTATTGTAGGAACAGGAATGGGATGTTCTCAGGATTCCGAAAAGTTTTTGAAAAATGTTATTGAAAATAATGAGGAATTTTTAACTCCTACTTATTTCATTCAATCTACTCATAATACAGTTGCCGGCCAGATCGCGTTGGGCCTGCAATGCCATGGATATAACTTCACTTATGTGAACACTTCTTCAGCGTTAGAGTTTTCATTGTTAGATGCTAAGCTACAGATTACAGATGAAGAAGCAGAGCATGTTCTGGTTGGCTCTACTGATGAACAGACCGAAAGAACAATGGAGCTCTACGAATTACACAACATCATTAAGAAACCAGAAGATTTACCCTTTGACTTCTTGCATTCAGAAACAGGTGGGGTTCTATGGGGTGAAGGTGCCAGTTTCTTTGTCTTGGAGAAAAATCCAACAAAAAGCTCATATGCCCTGCTTAAGGATATACAAATCATTAATCAATTGGACCAGCATGATGTTCAGCATTTTATCAATGAGTTTTTAACAAAAAATAACCTCAAAGCTGAAAATATTGACACTGTTATTTTAGGATTTAGTGGTGATGCGAAATCTGATATGTATTACACCCATGCCATGGAAGTATTTACAGAATCTACGTTATTATATTACAAACATTTAAGTGGTGAATTTAATACTGCCAGCGGATTTTCTACTTTTATGGCCTGCCATATTCTTAAAAACCAACAGATCCCTGAGGCTATGATAATCAATTCAGTAAAAAGAGAAGATATCAAATATGTTCTTTTATATAATCATCTACTAGGATGTGACCATAGTTTGGTCTTGTTGGAGAAGGTTTAA
- a CDS encoding polysaccharide deacetylase family protein, which translates to MKHYLFILFYLFCNVFIYAFHGTFWVYLFCFLLFSAIVVWGSFDIQLGYFVNSITHKRTRVKEVALTFDDGPTALTPQFLDLLQEHQIKATFFCIGKQIEQYPETFKRILAEGHTIGNHTYSHSQSTGFLSTSKMTDEIQKCDDVILSVGNTATTLYRPPFGVTNPSIAKAIKRTGKKSIGWNVRSLDTVIDDEKKVYKRIIRRMKPGSIILLHDTSEKTYRVLVDLLHFLKDKKYSTFTVDSIIKSKKND; encoded by the coding sequence ATGAAACATTACCTGTTTATTTTATTTTACCTGTTCTGTAATGTATTTATTTATGCATTTCACGGGACTTTCTGGGTATATTTGTTTTGTTTTTTGCTTTTTTCAGCGATTGTGGTCTGGGGTTCTTTTGATATTCAGCTAGGGTATTTTGTGAATAGCATTACTCATAAGCGAACAAGAGTCAAAGAAGTCGCACTCACTTTTGATGACGGACCAACAGCATTGACTCCCCAATTTTTAGACCTGCTTCAAGAGCACCAGATAAAGGCAACATTCTTTTGTATTGGAAAGCAAATTGAACAGTACCCGGAAACATTCAAAAGAATACTTGCAGAGGGGCATACCATAGGTAATCACACCTACTCCCATTCTCAATCGACCGGATTTTTATCCACATCAAAAATGACAGATGAAATTCAGAAATGTGATGATGTTATCCTGTCTGTCGGAAATACAGCAACCACTTTATACAGACCTCCATTTGGAGTAACCAACCCTTCCATAGCGAAAGCCATTAAAAGAACGGGTAAAAAAAGTATTGGTTGGAATGTCCGTTCATTAGACACTGTTATTGATGATGAAAAGAAGGTCTACAAAAGGATTATCAGGAGAATGAAACCCGGAAGCATTATCCTTCTGCATGACACTTCAGAAAAGACCTATCGTGTTTTGGTAGATTTATTGCATTTTTTAAAAGATAAAAAATATTCAACGTTTACCGTTGACTCAATTATAAAATCAAAGAAAAATGATTAA
- a CDS encoding DUF2062 domain-containing protein, with the protein MTLPEVQNAISEKKVCILIPTYNNEKTLKRVIQGVLNYTPHIIVVNDGSTDSTLQILSQYSQITIVSLPENKGKGNALKMGFRKAKELGYHYAITIDSDGQHYPDDIPVFVTALLHDKEDVLLIGNRNMSQDGIPKKSSFGNRFSNFWFWFETGIRLEDTQSGYRLYPLLKIPKKYFTPKFEFEIEIIVRSAWRHVPVKNVPVKVLYDPTERVSHFRPFKDFTRISILNTILVAITLVYIIPRNFINNFRKKSFKKFIKEDVLESDGSNRTKAFSIALGVFIGLSPFWGFQTLLVISLSVLFKLNKVLAFIASNVSLPPFIPFIIAASLFIGAPFVHGESNILGQELNFELIKNNLLQYVIGSLILATTMSALSWIGVYLLLKKLSPENN; encoded by the coding sequence ATGACCCTTCCTGAAGTACAAAATGCAATTTCCGAAAAGAAAGTTTGCATTTTAATCCCCACTTACAACAATGAGAAAACTCTGAAACGAGTTATTCAGGGTGTTTTGAATTACACTCCCCATATTATTGTTGTTAATGATGGCTCTACAGACTCAACGCTTCAGATATTAAGCCAATATTCTCAGATCACTATAGTTTCCTTACCGGAAAATAAAGGCAAAGGAAATGCTTTAAAAATGGGTTTCAGAAAGGCAAAGGAACTTGGATACCATTATGCTATAACCATTGATTCTGATGGGCAGCATTACCCTGATGACATTCCCGTTTTTGTTACTGCTTTACTTCATGATAAAGAAGATGTATTATTAATCGGGAACCGAAATATGTCTCAGGATGGAATTCCTAAAAAAAGCAGTTTTGGAAACCGCTTTTCCAACTTCTGGTTTTGGTTTGAAACAGGAATCAGATTAGAGGACACCCAATCCGGTTACCGTTTATATCCTTTATTGAAAATCCCTAAAAAATACTTTACTCCTAAATTCGAATTTGAAATCGAAATTATCGTAAGATCCGCATGGAGGCATGTTCCAGTCAAAAATGTTCCGGTCAAAGTATTATATGATCCTACAGAAAGAGTTTCCCATTTCAGACCTTTTAAAGACTTTACCCGGATCAGCATACTGAACACTATTTTAGTGGCCATTACTTTAGTGTATATTATTCCCAGAAACTTCATCAATAATTTCAGGAAGAAAAGTTTTAAAAAGTTCATTAAAGAGGACGTCCTGGAAAGCGATGGGAGTAATAGAACCAAAGCTTTTTCTATCGCTTTAGGAGTCTTTATCGGTCTATCTCCTTTTTGGGGATTTCAGACTTTGCTTGTTATTTCTCTCTCTGTTCTATTTAAGCTTAATAAAGTACTGGCTTTTATTGCTTCCAATGTAAGTCTGCCTCCTTTTATCCCTTTTATTATTGCCGCTTCTTTATTTATCGGCGCTCCTTTCGTACATGGTGAAAGCAATATTCTAGGTCAGGAATTAAATTTCGAACTGATAAAAAACAATCTTCTTCAATATGTTATCGGCAGTTTGATCTTGGCCACTACAATGTCTGCACTTTCCTGGATAGGTGTTTATCTTCTATTGAAAAAATTAAGTCCTGAGAATAATTAA
- a CDS encoding LolA family protein has protein sequence MIKNIAFGAFLFVSSIFYAQTAMTGPEAKTFVTKVSSETQQIKTLQSDFTQTKKMDFLDKNIVTHGKMSLKSPNMLSWKYTKPYQYSIVFKENKIFINDQGKKSSVDAKSKTFEKINKLIVGSSNGKMFTDPEFTVTYFKNASYNIARFTPKSTQLLKYIKQIELYFPKNESTVAQVNMLEASGDTTNIVFKNTKINAPISASEFSL, from the coding sequence ATGATTAAGAACATTGCTTTTGGAGCATTTTTATTCGTTTCAAGTATCTTTTATGCGCAAACTGCCATGACAGGACCTGAAGCAAAAACCTTTGTAACAAAGGTATCTTCGGAAACCCAGCAGATTAAAACATTGCAGAGCGATTTCACGCAAACAAAAAAAATGGATTTTTTAGACAAAAACATTGTTACTCATGGTAAAATGTCTCTGAAATCTCCCAACATGCTCAGCTGGAAGTATACAAAACCCTACCAGTACAGTATTGTTTTTAAAGAAAATAAAATATTTATCAATGATCAGGGGAAAAAATCTTCGGTTGATGCAAAAAGTAAAACTTTTGAAAAAATCAATAAATTAATTGTCGGAAGCTCTAATGGAAAAATGTTTACTGATCCTGAGTTCACGGTTACTTATTTTAAAAATGCATCATACAATATCGCCAGGTTCACTCCTAAATCTACACAACTATTAAAGTATATTAAACAAATAGAACTTTATTTCCCGAAAAATGAATCGACTGTTGCCCAAGTCAACATGCTGGAAGCATCAGGAGATACAACCAATATTGTTTTTAAAAATACCAAGATCAATGCACCGATTTCTGCCTCAGAGTTTTCTTTGTAG
- a CDS encoding hotdog family protein, translated as MQTILTDFYTLQSYEKAENGSFTAHITLNKEHDIFKGHFPNNPVTPGVCMMQIVKELAEEFTGSSLFLKAASNVKFMAIINPFETPDLTLQLDINETEDEIKVKNTTVFGETIALKMSAQYKRQTS; from the coding sequence ATGCAGACTATTCTTACAGATTTTTATACTTTACAATCATACGAAAAAGCTGAAAACGGGAGTTTCACAGCTCATATTACTTTAAACAAGGAGCATGACATTTTCAAAGGACATTTTCCGAACAATCCGGTCACCCCAGGAGTTTGTATGATGCAGATTGTAAAAGAACTTGCTGAGGAATTTACCGGTTCTTCATTATTTTTAAAGGCGGCTTCCAATGTTAAGTTTATGGCAATCATTAACCCTTTTGAAACTCCTGATTTAACATTGCAACTGGATATTAATGAAACTGAAGATGAGATCAAAGTAAAAAATACGACGGTATTTGGCGAGACAATTGCATTAAAAATGTCAGCACAATATAAAAGACAAACCTCATGA
- a CDS encoding lanthionine synthetase LanC family protein, which yields MDPIKNVLNKIISIVEKEKYTFNEPTVEGGTMGVAIFYYFCHQYFNDDQYLYKAEEMVEKSINLISAISEQDEFVPKYTGDSLSNVIASFGKGLLFIENKFNYDYDFSSYYDVISETLQVLVVEDMKRKDYDFFSGALSSAYFFLNKLYYSNGEDEVSFRNLERIYESSKKASVHLSENEIYWVSPSYMDQVYLGLSHGSAMMINFWSKLYKLSVINSENKEEKIWLNKAVNFIFERKRDYVDGYFPHKAFTTEITGKTQLSMCYGDLGVLYSLFNANQILENTTYQKDIDEMIYTTSLRDQEPLFTYDTGILYGASGIGYIFEYFSGEKKQNIYEKTINYWNNQILTYRTSDNDFVYGFKDDKNESAKYSFAWGISGMGIRLMQSQSSHLPSINELLLIGI from the coding sequence ATGGACCCTATAAAGAATGTGCTCAATAAGATTATTTCTATTGTAGAAAAAGAAAAATATACCTTCAATGAACCCACTGTAGAAGGAGGAACGATGGGAGTAGCAATCTTTTACTATTTCTGCCATCAATATTTTAACGACGATCAATATCTGTATAAAGCCGAAGAAATGGTTGAAAAGTCAATCAACCTGATCTCTGCAATTTCTGAACAAGACGAGTTTGTACCAAAATATACAGGAGATTCATTGTCGAATGTCATCGCAAGTTTTGGAAAGGGACTGCTTTTTATTGAGAACAAATTTAATTATGATTATGATTTTAGTTCTTATTATGACGTAATCAGTGAGACCCTTCAGGTTTTAGTCGTTGAAGATATGAAACGAAAAGATTATGATTTTTTCAGCGGAGCTTTATCAAGCGCCTATTTTTTTCTTAATAAATTATATTATTCAAATGGTGAAGATGAAGTTTCTTTCAGAAATCTTGAAAGAATCTATGAAAGTTCAAAAAAAGCATCGGTTCACCTTAGTGAAAACGAAATTTATTGGGTATCTCCATCTTATATGGATCAGGTTTATCTAGGACTTTCTCATGGTTCTGCAATGATGATTAACTTTTGGTCAAAACTGTATAAGCTGAGTGTAATCAACTCCGAAAATAAAGAAGAGAAAATATGGCTGAATAAAGCGGTCAATTTTATTTTTGAAAGAAAAAGAGACTATGTTGACGGATATTTTCCTCACAAAGCTTTCACTACGGAAATAACAGGAAAAACACAATTGTCCATGTGCTATGGAGACTTGGGAGTGCTATATTCTTTATTTAATGCCAATCAAATATTAGAAAATACAACATATCAAAAAGACATTGATGAAATGATCTATACAACGAGTCTGCGTGATCAGGAACCCTTATTTACCTATGACACAGGGATATTGTATGGAGCTTCAGGAATAGGATATATTTTTGAGTATTTCTCGGGAGAAAAAAAACAAAATATATACGAAAAGACCATCAATTATTGGAACAATCAAATTTTGACATACAGAACTTCAGACAATGATTTTGTATATGGTTTTAAAGATGATAAGAACGAAAGTGCAAAATATTCTTTTGCATGGGGTATCAGCGGGATGGGAATCCGCCTGATGCAGTCACAGTCTTCCCACTTACCTTCAATAAATGAATTATTATTAATAGGAATTTAA
- a CDS encoding peptidase domain-containing ABC transporter has product MKFVAQYDQMDCGPACLSMISNHYGNPMSMQFLRDKSFITREGVSLLGIKEAAESIGIETLPAKTDIEGINNDLLPAIIHWNQNHFVVLNKISTNFFTRKKSYKIADPGHGFITLSEDKLKQSWYSDDNQGIILFLEPTDEFFNYESPEEKEVSFKTIFPYLKPHKGKIYWMFLLLLLGTITTLTFPILTQKLIDEGVVKKDLNVIIYILLGQLAFFFGNIIFEVVRNWITLTVGTKVNIQILSDFLKKLLKLPIKFFDSKLKGDFNQRIVDHDKIEIFLTSQSLPIIFSVITFSVFFGILWFYSFQILLVYIILTSFSVAWSLIWMRKRKILDYIRFQQRSENQESIYEMINGVSEMKLNDFENYKRTEWEKIQHKLLKINMRILKLDQIQLSGFEFFNQLKNIIVTFLAAYFVIKGHMTIGALLSVSYIIGQMNSPINQLVTFFRTLQDAKLSLSRLNEVQNHPEEENESHLPLMHERYTHQNSIEKGIYFKNVSYQYEGPQSRFVLKDINLFIPDGKVTAIVGESGSGKTTLMKMLLKFYEPISGNIFYNHHNIDDISPADLRRNSGVVMQDGYIFSDTIERNIATSDENIDYERLEKAMITANIKSFVESLPLGLKTKIGSAGNGLSGGQKQRFLIARAVYKNPHFILFDEATSALDAENEKVIHNNLQSFFKGKTVIVVAHRLSTVKNADQIVVLKDGEIIELGTHQDLVNKKTAYYNLVKNQLELGS; this is encoded by the coding sequence ATGAAATTTGTTGCTCAATACGATCAGATGGATTGCGGTCCGGCGTGTCTTTCTATGATTTCAAATCATTATGGAAACCCTATGTCGATGCAATTTTTACGTGATAAAAGTTTTATAACCAGAGAAGGAGTTTCTTTATTGGGTATCAAAGAAGCTGCTGAAAGTATAGGTATTGAAACATTACCTGCAAAAACGGATATTGAAGGGATTAACAATGATCTTCTTCCTGCCATTATTCATTGGAACCAAAACCATTTTGTGGTTTTAAATAAAATTTCGACTAACTTTTTTACAAGAAAAAAGTCCTATAAAATTGCAGATCCTGGGCACGGTTTCATAACGCTTTCGGAGGATAAATTAAAACAGTCATGGTATTCCGATGATAACCAAGGGATTATTCTTTTTCTGGAACCTACAGACGAATTTTTTAATTATGAATCTCCGGAAGAAAAAGAAGTTTCGTTCAAAACCATTTTTCCTTACCTGAAGCCTCACAAAGGTAAAATTTACTGGATGTTCTTGCTATTATTGTTAGGAACAATTACAACGCTTACTTTCCCTATTTTGACTCAGAAACTGATTGATGAAGGAGTTGTTAAAAAAGATTTAAATGTTATTATTTATATTTTATTAGGTCAATTGGCATTTTTCTTTGGAAATATTATTTTTGAAGTAGTCAGAAACTGGATTACTCTTACAGTAGGAACTAAAGTTAATATTCAGATTCTCTCAGATTTCCTTAAAAAACTATTGAAACTACCCATCAAATTTTTTGATTCAAAACTAAAAGGAGATTTTAATCAACGTATTGTAGATCACGATAAAATAGAGATCTTTTTGACTTCTCAAAGCTTGCCGATCATCTTTTCGGTTATTACTTTCTCAGTATTTTTTGGAATATTATGGTTTTACAGTTTTCAGATACTTTTAGTTTATATTATTTTAACGTCGTTTTCTGTAGCCTGGTCATTAATCTGGATGCGAAAGAGAAAAATTCTGGATTATATTAGATTTCAACAACGTAGTGAAAATCAGGAATCTATATATGAAATGATCAACGGGGTTTCTGAAATGAAACTGAATGATTTTGAAAACTATAAGAGAACTGAATGGGAAAAAATCCAACATAAATTATTAAAAATAAACATGCGTATCCTAAAACTGGATCAGATTCAGCTTTCAGGTTTTGAATTTTTCAACCAACTTAAAAATATCATTGTAACATTCCTTGCTGCCTACTTTGTGATCAAAGGACATATGACAATTGGTGCGCTTTTAAGTGTTTCTTATATAATAGGACAAATGAATTCTCCGATTAATCAACTTGTTACTTTTTTTAGAACCTTACAAGATGCCAAGCTTAGTTTATCAAGGCTAAATGAAGTTCAAAATCATCCTGAAGAAGAAAACGAATCGCATCTCCCGTTAATGCATGAAAGATATACCCACCAAAACAGTATTGAAAAAGGAATTTATTTTAAAAATGTTTCTTATCAATATGAAGGACCACAATCTCGCTTTGTTTTGAAAGATATTAATCTTTTTATCCCAGATGGGAAAGTGACTGCAATTGTTGGAGAAAGCGGAAGCGGAAAAACGACATTGATGAAAATGCTTTTGAAATTTTATGAACCGATTTCCGGAAATATCTTTTATAACCATCATAATATTGACGATATCTCACCGGCAGATTTGAGGAGAAACTCAGGTGTCGTGATGCAGGACGGCTATATTTTCTCTGATACTATTGAACGAAATATTGCAACCAGTGATGAAAATATTGATTATGAAAGATTAGAAAAAGCAATGATCACGGCCAATATAAAATCGTTTGTTGAGAGTCTTCCTTTGGGATTAAAAACCAAAATAGGTTCTGCAGGAAATGGTCTTTCCGGCGGACAAAAGCAAAGGTTTCTAATTGCGAGAGCTGTATATAAAAATCCGCATTTTATTTTATTTGACGAAGCTACTTCAGCTTTGGACGCAGAAAACGAAAAGGTCATTCATAATAATCTTCAGTCTTTCTTTAAAGGAAAAACCGTGATTGTTGTTGCTCATCGTCTAAGCACAGTAAAAAATGCAGACCAGATTGTTGTTTTGAAAGATGGAGAGATTATCGAATTAGGAACGCATCAGGATCTGGTTAATAAAAAGACAGCTTATTATAACTTAGTAAAAAATCAATTGGAATTGGGAAGTTAA